Proteins from one Gimesia maris genomic window:
- a CDS encoding PrkA family serine protein kinase translates to MENGRSILKQISSQLNADSFLQEHWQGSFEEYLDIVRQDPRVTRTAFQRVYDMIMSYGTYPVEGKKGLIRYRFFDDPVNDGKDGIFGLSKPLMELVNVFKSAALKYGSERRVLLLHGPVGSSKSTIARLLKQGLERYSRTEDGALYSFGWKEEDGTILWDPMNGDPLQLVPLKNRQEICDYLNADRDPDKDAGYGVEITGEVCPLSRFIFNERLEKANGDWTKVMDQIVVKRITFSEQDRIGIGTFQPKDEKNQDSTELTGDINYRKIAQYGSESDPRAFNFDGEFNVSNRGLIEFIEVLKLDVAFLYDLLGASQEHKIKPKKFAQTDIDTVIIGHTNEPEYRRLQSNEFMEALRDRTVKIDVPYVTKLSEEVKIYEKDYNTKRVRGKHIAPHTLEIAAMWAVLTRLETPKHHGLTLIQKMNLYNGKSLPGFTTENVEQLRKEAKSEGLFGISPRYVQDKISNALVVNSHSSNLNPFMLLNELEEGLKHHSLIANDDMRDHYRQLITVVKEEYTDIVKNEVQRAIAADEEALTRLCGNYLDNVKAYTQKERVKNKFTGEYEEPDERLMRSIEERIDIPDTRKDDFRREIMNYIGALSLDGKSFDYKTNDRLQKALEMKLFEDQKDTIKLTSLVSNVVDSETQEKIDIVKARLIRNYGYDEESATDVLQYVASIFARGDTKKNSDAA, encoded by the coding sequence ATGGAAAATGGTCGATCAATCTTAAAACAAATCTCGAGTCAGCTGAATGCCGACTCATTTCTTCAGGAACACTGGCAGGGCTCCTTTGAGGAGTACCTCGATATTGTTCGGCAGGATCCCCGGGTGACGCGAACGGCGTTCCAGCGTGTCTATGACATGATCATGAGCTATGGAACCTACCCGGTCGAAGGCAAAAAAGGTCTGATCCGTTATCGCTTCTTTGACGATCCGGTCAACGACGGCAAAGATGGCATCTTCGGGCTCTCCAAGCCGCTGATGGAACTGGTCAACGTATTCAAGTCGGCTGCCCTCAAGTATGGCAGCGAACGCCGTGTACTGTTACTGCATGGTCCGGTCGGGAGTTCCAAAAGTACGATCGCCCGCCTGCTCAAGCAGGGGCTCGAACGCTATTCCCGTACTGAAGACGGTGCCCTCTACAGCTTCGGCTGGAAAGAGGAAGACGGTACGATCCTCTGGGATCCGATGAACGGTGATCCCCTGCAACTGGTGCCTCTCAAGAACCGCCAGGAAATCTGCGACTATCTGAATGCCGACCGTGATCCCGACAAAGATGCCGGTTACGGAGTGGAAATCACAGGCGAAGTCTGCCCGCTCAGTCGCTTTATCTTTAATGAGCGACTTGAAAAAGCCAACGGCGACTGGACCAAAGTCATGGATCAGATCGTGGTGAAACGCATCACCTTCTCCGAGCAGGATCGGATCGGCATTGGTACTTTCCAGCCAAAAGACGAGAAGAACCAGGATTCCACCGAACTGACCGGCGATATCAACTATCGCAAAATCGCTCAGTACGGCAGCGAAAGCGATCCGCGTGCGTTTAACTTCGATGGCGAATTTAACGTTTCCAATCGCGGACTGATTGAATTTATCGAAGTCCTCAAACTGGACGTCGCGTTTTTGTACGACCTTTTGGGGGCTTCACAGGAGCACAAAATCAAGCCAAAGAAATTCGCACAGACTGATATCGATACCGTGATTATCGGCCACACGAACGAGCCGGAATACCGTCGACTCCAGTCCAACGAATTCATGGAAGCCTTGCGCGACCGTACGGTGAAAATTGATGTGCCGTATGTCACGAAGCTCAGTGAAGAAGTGAAGATTTACGAGAAGGACTACAATACCAAACGGGTTCGCGGTAAACACATCGCCCCGCATACGCTGGAAATTGCCGCAATGTGGGCAGTGCTCACACGGCTGGAAACTCCCAAGCATCACGGACTTACATTAATCCAGAAGATGAATCTGTACAACGGGAAATCCCTGCCAGGCTTCACCACCGAAAATGTGGAACAGCTGCGCAAGGAAGCCAAGTCAGAAGGATTGTTTGGAATTTCTCCCCGCTATGTGCAGGATAAAATCTCGAACGCCCTGGTGGTCAACTCGCATAGTTCCAACCTGAATCCGTTCATGCTGCTCAATGAACTGGAAGAAGGGCTGAAGCATCATTCTTTGATTGCCAACGATGACATGCGTGATCATTACCGCCAGCTCATCACCGTGGTGAAGGAAGAGTATACCGATATTGTGAAAAACGAAGTTCAGCGTGCGATTGCTGCCGACGAGGAAGCACTCACGCGACTGTGTGGTAATTATCTCGATAACGTGAAAGCGTACACGCAGAAAGAACGTGTGAAAAACAAATTCACCGGCGAATATGAAGAACCGGATGAACGCCTGATGCGTTCTATTGAAGAACGAATTGATATTCCGGACACCAGGAAAGACGATTTCCGTCGTGAAATCATGAACTACATTGGTGCCCTGTCACTGGACGGCAAATCGTTTGACTACAAAACCAATGATCGTCTGCAGAAGGCCCTCGAAATGAAACTGTTCGAGGATCAGAAGGATACGATCAAACTGACGAGTCTGGTCTCGAATGTCGTTGATTCCGAAACGCAGGAAAAGATCGACATCGTCAAAGCACGGCTCATTCGAAATTACGGTTACGACGAAGAGTCTGCGACAGACGTCCTGCAGTACGTTGCCAGCATTTTTGCTCGCGGCGATACCAAAAAGAACAGCGACGCCGCCTGA
- a CDS encoding neutral/alkaline non-lysosomal ceramidase N-terminal domain-containing protein yields MLRTILSSLVLLVVSLQIPLHAAEWQVGVARIDITPAKKIWLAGYASRTKPAEGTTHPLWAKALVFKDGQGNRAAIVTTDLIGLTRELSDSVGARVARETGMSREQILLNSSHTHCSPVVRGCAPLAYDFTPAQQQDVDDYAKVLEDKLVKVIVTASKSLKPALLSYGEDRATFAINRRGRINPDGPVDHTVPVLKISDPAGKLQAILFGYACHNTTLAYFEFCGDYAGFAQIELEKQYPGITALFLLGCGGDANPDPRGTRELAEQHGRSLASAVRRALGAPLKPVRGPLTVKFQRTDLPFVKPPSREQLLAQQGQGDIYSQRLTKHLLKQLEQQRSIPDSYPFSAQVIEFGNDLTLIGLGGETVIDYAIRLHEELAGRQVWIAGYCNEVFAYVPSERVLKEGGYEGGGAMKYFGIHGPFQPGVEDRVIQLVHALLEP; encoded by the coding sequence ATGCTAAGAACAATTCTGTCCTCGCTGGTACTGCTGGTTGTCAGTCTGCAGATTCCTCTCCACGCGGCTGAATGGCAGGTTGGCGTCGCGCGAATTGACATCACACCTGCAAAAAAGATCTGGCTCGCCGGCTATGCGTCACGCACAAAACCCGCTGAAGGAACAACCCATCCCTTATGGGCCAAGGCACTCGTTTTTAAAGACGGGCAGGGAAACCGGGCTGCAATTGTCACCACCGATCTGATCGGTTTGACGCGCGAACTCTCCGATAGTGTTGGTGCCCGGGTGGCCCGGGAGACAGGAATGAGCCGCGAGCAGATTCTGCTCAATTCCTCACATACGCATTGTTCACCCGTCGTGCGCGGCTGTGCACCGCTGGCTTATGATTTCACTCCTGCCCAGCAGCAGGACGTTGATGACTATGCGAAGGTACTCGAAGATAAACTGGTCAAAGTCATCGTTACCGCCAGCAAATCGCTCAAACCGGCCCTGCTCAGTTACGGTGAAGACCGGGCCACATTTGCCATCAACCGTCGCGGTCGCATTAACCCGGATGGTCCCGTTGATCATACGGTCCCCGTCCTTAAGATCAGCGATCCTGCAGGGAAGCTCCAGGCAATTCTGTTTGGCTATGCCTGTCATAATACTACGCTGGCATATTTTGAGTTTTGTGGAGACTACGCCGGCTTTGCGCAGATCGAACTGGAAAAACAATATCCGGGCATCACCGCGCTGTTTTTGCTGGGCTGTGGCGGCGATGCCAACCCCGATCCCCGAGGCACCCGGGAACTGGCTGAGCAGCATGGACGTTCGCTGGCTTCAGCAGTCAGGCGGGCTTTGGGGGCGCCGTTGAAGCCGGTTCGCGGTCCACTTACGGTGAAATTTCAGCGGACCGATTTACCCTTTGTGAAACCACCCTCGCGCGAACAACTGCTCGCCCAACAGGGGCAGGGGGATATCTATTCTCAACGTCTGACAAAGCATCTTCTCAAACAACTCGAGCAGCAGCGCTCCATTCCGGACTCGTATCCGTTCTCTGCCCAGGTGATTGAGTTCGGAAATGATCTGACACTCATCGGGCTCGGCGGAGAAACCGTAATTGATTACGCCATCCGTCTCCACGAGGAACTGGCGGGACGACAGGTCTGGATTGCAGGCTACTGTAACGAAGTCTTCGCCTATGTTCCCTCGGAACGCGTCTTGAAAGAGGGAGGATATGAAGGCGGCGGAGCCATGAAATACTTCGGAATTCATGGGCCGTTTCAACCTGGTGTCGAAGACCGTGTGATTCAACTGGTTCATGCTCTGCTCGAGCCTTAA
- a CDS encoding DUF444 family protein has protein sequence MVRRIDRDQQRFDKIIKGKVRQQLRKYINHGEMIGRKGRETVSIPVPNIEIPHFQHGEKGSGGVGQGEGEVGQPIGRGKGDGDGPGQAGNERGQHIREVELTLEELADMLGEALELPRIEPKGEDALTSQKDRYTSIRPTGPDSLRHFKRTYKRALRRMIATNNYDPKDPFIVPTKDDERFRSWKTVSEPHTNAAVIYMMDVSGSMTDVQKEIVRTEAFWIDTWLKRQYDGIERRYIVHDAVAHEVDEDTFYRVRESGGTRISSAYRAADHIIKRDFPPSQWNIYCFQFSDGDNWGEDNTDCIENLKQNLFPICNLFCYGQVRSPYGSGDFIKELRKVEEEFDNLILSEIDDKEAIYGSIKTFLGTGK, from the coding sequence ATGGTACGAAGAATAGATCGTGACCAGCAACGGTTCGATAAAATTATAAAAGGGAAGGTCCGACAACAGCTCCGGAAATACATCAATCATGGTGAAATGATTGGTCGCAAAGGCCGCGAGACCGTCAGTATCCCTGTTCCCAATATTGAGATCCCCCATTTCCAGCACGGCGAAAAAGGGAGCGGCGGTGTCGGACAGGGAGAAGGCGAAGTCGGTCAGCCCATCGGTCGCGGCAAAGGGGACGGAGACGGTCCCGGTCAGGCTGGTAATGAACGCGGACAGCATATTCGCGAAGTCGAATTAACGCTTGAGGAACTGGCCGACATGCTCGGCGAAGCACTGGAACTCCCGCGGATTGAACCCAAGGGGGAAGATGCCCTTACTTCTCAGAAAGACCGCTATACCTCGATCCGGCCGACAGGCCCGGATTCGCTGCGTCATTTTAAGCGCACTTACAAACGGGCACTCAGACGGATGATTGCCACAAATAATTACGATCCCAAAGATCCGTTTATCGTTCCCACTAAAGATGACGAACGCTTTCGCAGCTGGAAGACCGTTTCCGAGCCGCATACGAATGCCGCGGTCATCTATATGATGGATGTCTCCGGATCAATGACCGACGTGCAGAAAGAAATTGTCCGCACGGAAGCCTTCTGGATCGATACCTGGCTCAAGCGGCAGTATGACGGCATTGAACGTCGTTATATTGTGCATGACGCTGTTGCTCATGAAGTGGATGAGGATACGTTTTACCGCGTTCGAGAGAGCGGCGGGACGCGTATCTCATCCGCTTACCGGGCTGCCGACCACATTATCAAACGCGACTTTCCCCCCTCCCAATGGAATATTTACTGTTTTCAGTTTTCAGATGGAGACAACTGGGGAGAAGACAATACGGACTGTATCGAAAATCTCAAACAGAATCTGTTTCCGATCTGTAATTTGTTCTGTTACGGGCAGGTCCGCAGTCCGTATGGATCGGGGGATTTCATAAAAGAACTCCGTAAAGTGGAAGAGGAGTTCGATAACCTGATCCTCTCGGAAATAGATGATAAGGAAGCGATTTACGGTTCCATCAAAACATTCCTGGGAACAGGCAAGTAA
- a CDS encoding DUF6717 family protein: protein MIEENRVQATAPPQIHWRRMYLISIGMILIAVGIAWQFKLLPPFASGLPRQNAIMVIAPYRHLGTWVFDDSSAGLVQEPFVAGVPEMIDVIVKDIPDADKGFRLLFSAKPFPQYQKKLIWLRGAGEGNYYRFEDSDMEGWICPAMFKYYETAPKELYVKAEPMK from the coding sequence ATGATCGAAGAAAACAGAGTACAGGCAACGGCTCCTCCACAGATTCACTGGCGTCGCATGTATCTGATCTCGATCGGAATGATCCTGATCGCCGTCGGTATTGCCTGGCAGTTCAAACTGCTGCCGCCGTTCGCATCCGGTCTGCCCCGACAAAACGCAATCATGGTCATCGCCCCCTATCGGCATCTGGGGACCTGGGTCTTTGATGACAGTTCCGCAGGCCTGGTGCAGGAACCGTTTGTGGCCGGCGTACCGGAAATGATCGATGTGATCGTCAAAGACATTCCCGATGCCGACAAAGGTTTCCGCCTGCTGTTCTCGGCAAAGCCGTTTCCCCAATATCAGAAAAAACTCATCTGGCTCCGCGGCGCTGGAGAGGGGAACTACTATCGCTTTGAAGATTCTGACATGGAAGGCTGGATCTGTCCGGCCATGTTCAAATATTACGAGACCGCCCCCAAAGAGCTCTACGTCAAAGCCGAACCCATGAAATGA
- a CDS encoding adenosine deaminase, whose protein sequence is MDEFIARLPKAELHLHIEGTLEPELAFQLAEKNRMSLPFASVEEMRAAFNFSDLQSFLDLYYASVSVVCSEEDFYELTMAYLKKAASQNVKHAEIFFDPQTHTAREIPMGTIVHGISAALKDGQTQLGISSRLILSFLRHLSAESAMETLEQALPFREHFIGVGLDSSELGHPPSQFVKVFDAARQQGYHVVCHAGEEGPPEYITEALDLLHAERIDHGVRCMEDPDLVKRLAAEQIPLTVCPLSNVRLRVFKTMKEHTLKQMLDAGLLVTVNSDDPPYFGGYVNENFAAIQHAFDLSQNDLIKLARNSFEASFLTDEEKLTLIDELPATSV, encoded by the coding sequence ATGGATGAGTTTATCGCCCGCCTGCCCAAGGCAGAACTACACCTGCACATCGAAGGAACCCTGGAACCGGAACTGGCATTTCAACTGGCTGAAAAGAACCGGATGAGCCTGCCGTTTGCCTCCGTGGAAGAAATGCGGGCTGCATTCAACTTCAGCGATCTGCAGTCGTTTCTGGATCTGTATTATGCTTCGGTGAGCGTTGTCTGCAGTGAGGAAGACTTTTACGAACTCACAATGGCGTATCTGAAAAAAGCCGCTTCGCAGAATGTGAAACATGCGGAAATCTTTTTCGATCCCCAGACCCATACCGCCCGTGAGATCCCGATGGGAACCATCGTCCATGGAATCTCAGCGGCTTTGAAAGACGGACAGACTCAACTTGGCATCTCGTCCAGGCTGATTCTGAGTTTCCTCAGGCACCTTTCTGCAGAATCAGCGATGGAGACACTGGAACAGGCGCTCCCTTTCCGCGAACATTTTATCGGCGTGGGTCTGGATTCTTCGGAACTGGGACATCCCCCTTCCCAATTTGTGAAGGTCTTTGACGCGGCCCGCCAGCAGGGATATCACGTGGTCTGTCACGCGGGTGAAGAAGGTCCGCCCGAATACATTACCGAAGCGCTGGATCTGCTGCACGCAGAGCGCATCGACCATGGCGTGCGCTGCATGGAAGACCCTGATCTGGTCAAACGACTGGCCGCCGAACAGATCCCCTTGACGGTCTGCCCGCTCTCCAACGTGCGGCTGCGTGTCTTTAAAACCATGAAAGAACACACCCTGAAACAGATGCTGGACGCGGGGCTCTTGGTGACCGTCAATTCAGATGATCCCCCCTACTTCGGCGGCTATGTGAATGAAAACTTCGCTGCGATTCAACACGCCTTCGATCTGTCACAAAACGATTTAATTAAACTCGCCCGCAACTCGTTCGAAGCCTCATTCCTGACAGACGAGGAAAAGCTGACCCTGATCGACGAGCTGCCAGCCACATCGGTTTGA
- a CDS encoding SpoVR family protein produces the protein MVVTTYRPLPQELSDIQQEMEQHALDYGLDFFKTIFEVLDYEELSMFAAYGGFPVRYPHWRFGAQYDELMKGYSYGLQKIYEMVINTDPCYAYLLSANDITDQKLVIAHVYGHCDFFKNNAWFSQTNRKMLDQMANHATRMNRHIDNYGYEVVETFIDTCLSLESLIDPYAPHIRRTQKTETREETKKRTDEENESTGGRFPAKYYMDRYINPEDVLEEEANQKRQKARELSDQLKFPKERMRDVLYFLIQYAPLEDWQRDVLTIIRDEACYFAPQGQTKIMNEGWASFWHSTIMTRHGLTDEGLINYADHHSGTMATSPNRLNPYKLGIELLKDIEERWNKGQFGPEYENCTDMYQKEHWDQDLGLGREKIFEVRRIHNDITFIDTFLTPEFCYKQKMFSFAFNDSNKTYEIQSREFQQIKQQLLSSLSNHGRPVIYVQDANYKNRGELYLEHEYLGVELKLDYAQDTLANLHTIWKRPVNIETVVDDRPTILSYDGKKHSTNSKEKT, from the coding sequence ATGGTAGTGACAACTTACCGACCTTTGCCGCAAGAGTTAAGCGATATCCAGCAGGAGATGGAACAGCATGCGCTCGATTACGGCCTGGACTTCTTCAAAACCATCTTTGAAGTCCTGGACTATGAAGAGCTGAGCATGTTCGCCGCGTATGGCGGGTTTCCGGTTCGGTATCCACACTGGCGGTTCGGGGCACAGTACGATGAGTTGATGAAAGGGTACTCCTACGGCCTGCAGAAAATCTACGAAATGGTGATCAACACTGATCCCTGCTACGCTTATCTGCTCAGCGCGAATGATATCACCGACCAGAAACTGGTGATTGCCCACGTATATGGACACTGTGATTTTTTTAAGAACAATGCCTGGTTCTCACAGACCAATCGAAAAATGCTGGACCAGATGGCCAACCATGCCACCCGCATGAATCGCCATATTGACAATTATGGCTACGAAGTGGTTGAGACATTCATCGATACCTGTCTCTCGCTGGAAAGCCTGATTGATCCGTATGCACCCCACATCCGCAGAACACAGAAAACGGAAACCCGGGAAGAAACGAAGAAACGGACTGACGAAGAAAACGAGAGTACCGGCGGACGCTTTCCGGCCAAGTATTATATGGATCGGTACATCAATCCCGAGGATGTCCTGGAGGAAGAAGCCAATCAGAAAAGGCAGAAAGCGCGGGAACTTTCCGACCAGCTCAAGTTTCCCAAAGAGCGGATGCGGGATGTCCTGTACTTTCTCATTCAGTATGCGCCCCTGGAAGACTGGCAGCGGGATGTGCTGACCATCATCCGCGATGAAGCCTGCTACTTCGCGCCCCAGGGACAGACGAAAATTATGAATGAAGGCTGGGCCAGTTTCTGGCATTCCACCATCATGACCCGACATGGTCTGACGGATGAAGGGCTCATTAACTACGCCGACCATCACAGTGGCACGATGGCTACCAGCCCGAATCGCCTGAATCCCTACAAACTGGGAATCGAACTGCTCAAGGATATCGAAGAACGCTGGAATAAAGGCCAGTTCGGTCCGGAATACGAGAACTGCACCGACATGTATCAGAAAGAACACTGGGATCAGGATCTCGGCTTAGGTCGGGAAAAGATCTTCGAAGTCAGGCGGATTCATAATGACATTACTTTTATTGATACCTTCCTCACTCCCGAGTTCTGTTACAAACAGAAAATGTTCTCCTTTGCCTTTAACGATTCCAACAAAACTTATGAAATTCAGTCACGAGAATTTCAGCAGATCAAGCAGCAGCTGTTGAGCAGCCTGAGCAACCATGGACGCCCGGTCATTTATGTGCAGGATGCGAACTATAAAAATCGAGGTGAACTCTACCTGGAGCATGAGTATTTGGGAGTAGAACTCAAGCTCGATTATGCCCAGGATACATTGGCTAACCTGCATACCATCTGGAAACGTCCCGTGAATATCGAAACCGTCGTAGACGATCGCCCCACGATTCTGAGCTATGACGGTAAAAAACACTCCACGAATTCCAAAGAGAAAACATAA